Proteins from one Syngnathus scovelli strain Florida chromosome 17, RoL_Ssco_1.2, whole genome shotgun sequence genomic window:
- the eif2b5 gene encoding translation initiation factor eIF2B subunit epsilon — protein sequence MKQLTMAVKGGKHRLSSRKGACEEDEEEPQLQAVLVADSFNRKFFPVTKDQPRALLPLGNVAMIDYTLEFLTSTGVQETYVFCCWMAGKIKEHLLKSKWCRSTSPNTVHIITSDLYRSLGDVLRDVDAKSLVRSDFLLVYGDVLSNIDISPALLEHRQRRKIDKNISVMTMLFKESSPGHKSRCEEDDVIVAMDSKSQRVLHYHKTQSLKKLHFPMNIFHSGSDEFEIRHDLLDCHISICSPQVAELFTDNFDYQTRNDFVRGILVNEEILGNQIHMHVTRDGYGARVSNLLMYDSVSSDLVRRWVYPLTPEANITDQERWSCTYSRHNVYRGSGVTLGHGSQMEENVLIGCDSSIGANCYISNSVIGNNCTIGDNVILEHAYIWNDVVIGANVVISHSVVCDKAEVKEGVKLNKQCVLAYNVVIGPHICVPEGTVVSMHYPAEEEEDDDEFLSDDDTVGQSKDKIKQKAFNPAEVGAEGKGYVWKASNPDDTDDEELSHCLWGLTLNPELESESEDSEPDGPDDPVIPSPEMDDAKVFQKEVLGTLQRGLEENISCDHLVLEINSLKYAYNITLQEVMQILTGVLLDYPLQQHSSQLTASQYAADLHPLLEKWAPVFKNYVKRSKDQLDCLSAFEEHFLEHATHWPAMCKILMAMYQLEILEEEMILRWFSHSGTFDKSRQLRKNQGLQKFIQWLKEAEESSEDDDK from the exons ATGAAACAGTTGACCATGGCTGTTAAAGGAGGAAAACACAGACTTTCCAGTAGAAAAGGTGCGTgtgaggaagatgaagaagagcCCCAGCTTCAGGCCGTTTTAGTCGCTGACAGCTTTAACCGGAAGTTTTTCCCGGTGACGAAAGACCAGCCTCGG GCTTTGTTGCCTCTGGGTAATGTTGCGATGATCGACTACACGCTGGAGTTCCTCACTTCCACGGGGGTCCAGGAAACTTATGTGTTTTGCTGTTGGATGGCTGGCAAGATTAAGGAACACTTGCT GAAGTCTAAATGGTGTCGATCGACCTCCCCGAACACAGTCCACATCATCACATCAGACCTGTACAGATCTCTGGGGGATGTGCTCAGGGATGTTGACGCCAAGTCTCTCGTTCGCTCAGACTTCTTGTTAGTCTATGGAGATGTGCTATCCAACATTGACATCAGCCCGGCGCTGCTGGAGCACAG GCAACGTCGAAAGATTGACAAGAACATCTCCGTGATGACGATGCTCTTTAAGGAATCGTCGCCGGGTCACAAGTCTCGTTGTGAGGAAGATGATGTGATTGTCGCCATGGACAGCAAGAGTCAGCGAGTTTTACACTACCACAAGACACAAAGCTTaaagaagcttcattttcccatg AATATATTCCACAGTGGAAGTGACGAGTTTGAAATCAGACATGACCTCCTTGACTGCCACATCAGTATCTGTTCACCACAG GTTGCGGAGCTCTTCACTGACAATTTTGACTACCAAACAAGGAATGACTTTGTCAGGGGGATTTTGGTCAATGAAGAG ATCCTGGGGAACCAGATCCATATGCACGTGACCAGAGACGGTTACGGCGCCCGAGTGTCCAACTTGCTCATGTACGATTCGGTGTCGTCCGATTTGGTGAGACGGTGGGTCTACCCTCTGACCCCCGAGGCCAATATTACCGACCAGGAAAGATGGAGCTGCACGTACTCGCGCCACAACGTCTACCGAGGATCAGGGGTCACCCTTGGCCACGGCAGCCAGATGGAGGAGAACGTTCTAATTGGCTGTGACTCCAGCATAGGTGCCAACTGCTACATCTCCAACAGCGTCATTGGTAACAATTGCACCATAG GTGACAATGTCATTCTGGAGCACGCCTACATCTGGAACGATGTCGTAATTGGCGCCAACGTGGTGATCAGTCATTCTGTGGTGTGTGACAAGGCTGAAGTCAAAGAAGGCGTCAAGCTTAATAAACAGTGCGTCCTAGCCTACAAC GTGGTGATTGGACCGCATATCTGTGTGCCAGAGGGCACAGTGGTGTCCATGCATTATCCagcagaagaggaggaagatgacgatGAATTCCTCAGTGACGACGACACGGTGGGCCAAAGCAAGGACAAAATCAAACAGAAAG CTTTTAACCCAGCTGAGGTTGGGGCAGAAGGAAAAGGCTACGTATGGAAAGCCAGCAATCCGGATGACACGGATGATGAAGAGCTGTCGCATTGTCTCTGGG GCCTGACGTTAAACCCCGAACTCGAGAGTGAGAGCGAGGACAGCGAGCCCGATGGTCCTGACGATCCAGTGATTCCTTCTCCTGAGATGGACGATGCTAAAG TGTTCCAGAAGGAGGTGCTGGGCACCCTGCAAAGAGGCTTGGAAGAGAATATCAGCTGCGACCACCTGGTGCTGGAGATCAACTCCCTCAA GTACGCCTACAACATCACTCTCCAAGAAGTAATGCAGATACTGACCGGAGTGCTGTTGGATTACCCGTTGCAGCAGCACAGCTCACAGCTCACGGCATCCCAATACGCTGCTGACCTTCACCCT TTATTGGAGAAATGGGCACCAGTGTTTAAGAATTATGTGAAGAGATCGAAGGACCAACTTGACTGCCTCTCGGCTTTTGAGGAGCACTTCCTGGAACATGCCACTCACTGGCCTGCCATGtgcaag attctTATGGCCATGTACCAACTGGAGATCCTGGAGGAGGAGATGATTCTGCGCTGGTTTTCTCATAGTGGCACATTTGACAAGAGCAGACAGCTACGGAAGAACCAAGGG CTTCAAAAATTCATCCAGTGGCTGAAGGAGGCTGAGGAGTCGTCAGAGGACGACGACAAATAG
- the mul3 gene encoding mitochondrial ubiquitin ligase activator of nfkb 1-A yields the protein MSDFLISPLILFGVGSSFACSGLFYHLYQEKKRELIKIKEIPVFRPDHHLASLLKSSPHRRLQYVAVEGLVKADEKPLPSQFVPRCYGVLQKIKVVEHAEYWNALSKTWSSRPTNKKESTNSVAFSLICPGSYVSDFHVRVQDPSEGSGNFLERVYHRVRRAEEGLVNVVLQGIGGERAVALEESEEMLRVGSSLTVFGEVVLEGEHGRLQVPTDGREYLMVPTNYKSYIERHERSASMWKMLTALTSIFGASVLARVIYDTVGKDDRSK from the exons ATGAGTGATTTTTTAATAAGCCcccttattttatttggagtagGATCCAGTTTTGCCTGTTCGGGTCTGTTCTATCATTTATaccaagagaagaaaagggagtTGATAAAGATAAAG GAGATACCAGTCTTCCGACCAGATCATCATTTGGCCTCATTGCTGAAATCATCTCCCCACAGGAGGTTGCAATACGTCGCAGTAGAAG GCCTGGTCAAAGCAGATGAGAAGCCTCTTCCCAGCCAATTTGTCCCAAGATGCTACGGTGTACTTCAGAAGATAAAAGTTGTAGAACATGCTGAATACTGGAACGCCCTCTCTAAAACATG GAGCTCTCGGCCGACAAACAAGAAAGAAAGCACCAACTCTGTGGCCTTCTCTCTCATCTGTCCTGGCTCCTATGTCTCTGACTTTCATGTGAGGGTGCAAGACCCCTCAGAGGGCTCAGGTAATTTCCTGGAGAGGGTTTACCACCGAGTGAGACGAGCCGAGGAGGGCTTGGTGAATGTGGTCCTGCAGGGCATCGGCGGGGAGCGAGCAGTGGCCCTGGAGGAAAGTGAAGAGATGCTGCGTGTGGGGAGCAGCCTGACTGTGTTTGGGGAGGTGGTTCTGGAGGGTGAGCACGGGAGACTGCAGGTCCCAACAGATGGCAGAGAGTACCTTATGGTTCCCACCAACTACAAGAGTTACATAGAGCGCCACGAGCGATCAGCCAGCATGTGGAAGATGCTGACAGCCCTTACAAGCATCTTTGGTGCCTCCGTACTAGCTCGTGTAATTTATGACACGGTGGGCAAAGACGACCGATCCAAATAG